The genome window GCTGCATCGACGAACTTTACCCGTTCCAAAACGATGAACGACGCGAGGACCGAGCCGACGGTGAAGGTAAGGATCATGTCATACATGTTGAACTTCGCAACCGTTCGCTTGCCCGCGACGCGCAAAAGGAACAGAAGAAGGGCGAAGCCGAGGGCGGCAGAAGCCGGAATATGCCAAAGGGGTCGGTCCCCATCGAGAAAGAAGTTCATTTCCGCTTATCCTATTGAACCAACTGAGTTTCCCGAAATGTAATGCCGACAGCGGCAATGGCCTGCAAATTGCAAAGGTTGTCGCACCAGACCTCACGGATGGGTATCACAGCAAGGTCGAAGCAATTGAGGGCCCGGTAAGCCAATCGGGTCCTTAGTGGTGCGTTCGTTCATTTTGGGGGCACGGTTGCTCCCGGGGTATTCTGAGTTCTGGAACGTGTGCCTAAGGATCGGCTGAGTCGCGAGCACTTGAATACTACGGCGGCCCATTGTTGGACCGCCATTCGTCAACACCGTCTTCGGTGTCAGCTCGGCGAGTAGCGTGTTACGGAATTTTGGGAGCGGGTACAGTTGTCGTGCCTCTTGCGTTTTAAGGACGGTACCGCCATACCGGCTTCTATCCCGTCCAGTTCCTTAATAACAGGAACCCATTGCTGCCGGTGCGTCGTATTGCGCGCGGTCAGATTAGAAAGTACGTTCTGCATTCCGGCAACGTCGGTCATCTTCTGCAACTTCCATGACAAGACTTAGCCGGGAAATCAGTTATTGCATTCGCAAGCAGGTCGGCGGCAATGTTGCCGGTGCCATAGATATGGGACATGTCGAACGGTACGCCATTGGCGTTAATTGGCTTGGCCGAGCGTCCAGATGACAGCACCTGTCGCAGGTTCAACTCCCTTAGATCCTGATGAAATAGGATAACGCAAGTGGACCCCGGCCGGGGTCATCGGTGTCGTTAGGTTGAGAGCGACTACATGGCTTGGGAGTCAATGCGCCTGAGTTCCTCGGCAATCGTCGTTATAAAAATGTCGCAATAGTGCCTTCCAACCCGCTAAACCATGGCGTGGAGAATGAACTGCATCGCTGTTTGGGTCTCGCCGTTGGATTTGCCGATGACCCGCTAAAGGTACCTGGCAAAAGCCGAACCGGGTCTGGCCACCCGGAACTCATATCGCAGTTTGCCTGACCGCGAGTACATCGCATACACCCTCGTAACGCGCAGGAAGTGCAGGCCACGCACTGGGAGGCAGCAGCATAGCAAGACGATGCTCGAGTGCTGAACATTCGTCATCAAGAGCCGCAGTTTCAGCAGATAAGTCGGCACGCGTGCGCGCGGCAATGGTTGTGGCCATCCCCCCGGGCGCACGGCCCCGAAGGCGGCAGGAGGCGACCACGACGGCATCCCAAGGTCGCGCCACCCGCAACCTTGCAGCCGACAGCGCGACGGCCATGCGCCGATCCTCTTCCCGGGGGAGAGGGGCGATCCCGCCCGAAGCCCGGTACGCATCCGGCCGCCATGCGATCAGGGCACCGGGGCTCTGGCCATGGCATGGGGTCGGGTTCCAAGGAAGCGCCGCCATAATGCCGTCGATGAGCGCACGGAGAGAATCGCGCCGATCTTCGAGGAGACCGTGCTGCCGTACCGCCGCGGGCAGGTTCGCGAACTCGCCCGCGTCAGGCACCACGCGCCCGAAGGCGGCTTCGGCGTCGTCCAGCGCACGGGCAAGGACTGTGGCCGTGCCATGGGCCAGGGTACAGTCTGCGTCGGTAGTCATGACCCAGGATGGCCGTCGCAGGAGGGCTATTTCGAGCCCGATGGCGCGTGCTTCACCTACACCTCCGGCGAGAGGGGGCGTCTCAATGACGAAGGCTCCGTGCTTGTGGGCCACCGCCGCCGTCGCGTCGCGGCAGCCATTGGCGACGACGATCGCCGTCACGCCTTCGCGGCGCAGAGCCGCCAAAGCCGCGGGCAGGCGAGCGGATTCATCACGCGCGGGGATCACCGCGATCACGTTCATGGCGATGGCAGGGGAAGGGGGGCGAAGACGGCGATGCGGTAGCGTCTGTCGGTCTCGACCGTATGGGATTGGCGTTGCGTCGCGTTCGAATATTCGGCGAATGCATCCTCGCCGCTGAGCAGGTGACCAGTCGGACCGCGCCACGTGACCGTCACCACGTCGGCACGTGGCCATGCTGCGTCGATGCGTCCTGCAACGTCTCGGATCGCGTCGGCCGCAAGGAAATAGAGAACCTCACTCAGCAGCACGAGATCGTGCATTGTCCCGGGCAACGGGCATGGCAGGAACCCCTCGACGAAGAGACCATTCGGCACGACCTTGCGTGCCGCTGCCAACGCTGTCGGTACGGCATCGAGGCCGGTATAACTAAGACATCGTGGTGCGATGCGACGGGAAAGCTCACCGTTGCCACAACCGAGTTCAAGCGCGCTTTCGTAATTCGATCGGGGCAGGGCATTCAAGACTGCCGCAAAACGTTCAGCCTCGAAGCTTGATGAGCGGAAGTTCCATGGGTCGTCCGTCTCGGCATAGAGGCCCAGCAGGTGCGCCCGCCCCGCAGCTACCGGGGCGGTCATGCCGATACCGGTACAAAGAGCTCGGCTTCGCTGATGAAGCGTTCGGCAAAACCCGGTGGCATCTCGAATCCGTCGGGATCGTCGGTGACTACGAGGCCCATCTGGCTTCGATGCGCGGCAAGCGCCCGACGCTTGGCATCCCGGCGCTTGGGCAGATCCAGCCGCAAACCCGGCAGATCTTTGCCCGCCTCCAAGGCACTCCAGCGGGACCAGACCGGATAATGCCAGAGCTGCAAACCGGTGCGCCAAACGCCAACCCTCGCTGCCGCTTCCGCGCCTGCTTGGTGGTCGCAATGGGGATCGTCCGGTGACGGGAAGAGGAGTGTGTCTACACCCAGTCGATCGCATAGTCCTGTCAGGACATGCGCCAGATCGGCACCCGGCCCGTAAAGCCTGTGCAACGCCGCATCGGGAAAGCCAAGCCATGTCACGTCCCGGGCAGGCGTTCCGCCGAGCCGGCGTACGGCTTCAGTCAGTTCGCCATGCCGTACCGCAGCAAGGCGCGCGTGGGGCCAGAGCAGAGAATGCGGATGGGAGGCCGCGCCATCAGTCAGGCATACGACATGCGTGAAACGCCCTTGCGCCCATCGTTCGGCGAGCAGCAACCCGCATCCAAGTGACTCGTCGTCGGGATGCGGGGCCAGTACGAGGAGTGGTGCTTCGCCCTCCAACAGATCCGCGAGAGTCATCGGAGCGCCTCCAGCCCGGTTTCCGTGACAGTCCGGACGGCGCGATCGAGCTTGGCGTCGGGCGCGGCCTGACGCAGGAACAGCGACAGGTCCCGCCGCATCCGGTCGAGCGGATCCCGAATGTCCTGAGCGGCCATACCGAGCGAACGTTCACAGAGCGCAAGGATACGGGTGCAGGCGCTTTCCACGGCTTCGCGCGCGAGAAGGCTATGCGCCACCGCCCGCTCGACGGCTTCTGGGGGCGCGTGACTTGCTGCTTCCACCGCTTCGGCTGCCGCTTCGACCACGGCGCGGGCAGCCGTCGCATCGGCCATGGCGCGACCCAAACGGTTGCGCTGAATGGGATCGTCGAGGCGTTCCATCCGCCGTAGCATGTCAGTCCAGCGCGCGATGAGGCCCTCCGCGCCGCCCACATGCGCCGCACAATAGCGCCAAACCCCGCCTTCGAACCAAGGCTCGGTCATCAAAGCTCCAGCCTTGCCGATGCATTCCGCCTCCTCAAGGATAATCCCCGTGGCGTCAAAGCCGCCGGATCGGGTGGCACGCATGGCGGAAGCCGTCCATGCGTCGTGGTCGTAGCGATTTGGGTCGTCTGCTGGGGCCAGGAACATCCTTATGGGGGCGTCCCGTGTCGCGCGAGCAGTCAGGACGGCGAGGCCGACATGGCCGAGACCCGACGCGTAGCGCTTGCTTCCAATGAGTGCGAAGCCGCCCCCGCCATGGTCCCGCCATTCGAGCGGTTCGGGACCTTCGGCTCCCCATACGCCAAGTAGCACGCCACGGCGCACTGCTGTCCGCATCGCTTCGCGGACCTGGCGGTCGCCATGTATCTCGACTAGGACAGCCGCGTTGACATGCCCCTCGACGAGCCGCGCGAGCGCTAGGTCGGCAGCCCCGATGACGCGTAGCAGGTTCGAAAGCGGACGGGCCGTCCCATGCGCCCACCCGAGACCGTGTCCTTCGGGCGAAGGTAGCACGGCACGCAGTGTCCCCCTCTCGCGCAGCAAGTCCAAGGCGGCGGACAGGTCCGGCAGATCGTGGGTGGTGGTATTCTGGGAATTCCTCAGACGATCAAGCGATCGAAACAAGCTGGCGACGACCGCGTCAACGGCGACCGGCTCGGCAGTATGGTGTACGGGATACATGCATCCTCCCGCCCGAACGCGACGGGCATGAATAGCAGGTAGGTCGCCTCCATCCGTAACAAGCGGTCGTTAAACTAGTTTACGTGCCTGTAGCTCGGCGTTGTGAAGTTCGAGGTAGGCCGGGTCGAAATCGGCGAAACGTGCCAACCCCTCGGGGTTCGGCAAATGGATACGTCCGCCGGCCCATTCGAGAAGACCTTCGGCGCGCAGATCCCTGACGGCGTGGTTCACATGCACAACCGAATAGCCCAGCACCTGGGCCAAGCCGCGCTGGTCCAAGGGCATCGCGAAAGTGGATTCTCTCGTCAAACCCACAGCTGCGAGGCGTGCGTGCAACTCGCAGATTAGGTGGCCGATCCGTTGCGTGCCGCGGAGCGCCGCCCGCGTCACGATCCAAACGCGGTGCATCTTTGCGTCGATAAGTGTGGCGCGCCAGAGCAGGCGCGCGAGGCGCGGATAATCTCGGGTCAGTGCTTCGAGGTGATCGCTCGCGACGAAGTCGATCATGCAGGGCCCTATGGCCACGATGTCATGATCGAGATGATCGAGCAGGAACGAGTGCAGATCCACGAAGTCGCCGGGCACGTGGAGCGCGCTCACGACACGTTCGGTCCGCCCTACTCGGTGGACCCGCATTGCCATGCCATCCACCAGCATGCAACTTCCTTCGGGTGCAAGCCCTTCGGCAACGATCCTTTCGGCATGGGCATAGGTGCGCCGTTCGACCGGCATGTCGCGCAAGGCGGTGCGCTCTTCCTCCGACAATGCATTTCTGCGCGCGAGATGTGTTTCGAGCTGTTTCGTCATGACCAAATGGGAACCCTTACTCTTCTGTAACAATCGTTCTATCGAATCTGGCAGGTCACGACGGCGATGTTCTAAGCCCCATCGTCAGCGGATACGTCGAGGGACTTGCGATAATAGAGAGGCCGACCTTCCGGTTTGCCTCTGACGGATGGCTCAATGATTGCCGATGTGACTGAGATTGGTCTCGGGAAGCTCGCGAGCACAAGAGAATAAATTGCTTTATCCCTGACTGGGTGTCCTTGGAGAGAAACATTCATATCGCAAGCGCCGCCAGAACTCGAGAAACCGCATCGTGATCATATTCCTCGGACTTAAGACCACTCATAGAGTTTGTGGGCCTTAGCTTGATTGCGCGGAGACTATTTCGTCAGCCGCCGTGTATGCCGCCCCAGTCATTCTTTGCTTTGAGGACCAAGGAGTCAGGAGCGTAACCAAAACTCTTCTTGCGCGCAGGCCGTGACCTTCGGCCCGGCCGGGACTATCGGATATCTGGAAGACGTCGGGATCCAAAAACAAAACTCGGGCGAAACCAGGCATTCGGGCAGTGAAGTGGTTCGGAAGGGGGGCAGGGATCTTCGCGCTGTCGGATACGACTCATCCATTAGGTGCTGCCAACTTGTCGACGAAGCGCGCCCCCCAGACAAAAACGTCGGTATCGCGGACGACTTCCATCAGTGCGGCATGGCGCTCACACCGTTCGTCGAGCGGCATAGAGAGACCCTGTTCAATTGCGTCGGCGACTTCTTCGGAATCATGGGGGTTGACGATCAGAGCTTCGGTCATCTGCTCGGCTGCCCCGGCCGACCGCGACAGGATCAAGACGCCCGGATCCTGAGGATCCTGTGCGGCTACGTATTCCTTGGCGACAAGGTTCATGCCGTCTGCGAGAGGTGTCACCAATCCGACGGAAGCCAGCCGATAAAGGGGCGCGAGCGTCTCGCGTGGAACGCTTCGTACGATGAGCCGGATCGGCGTCCAGTCGATCTCGCCGTACTGCCCGTTGATGCGTCCTGTCAGTGCCTCGAGCTCGCGTGTGATTTCCTGATAGGAGGCGATGACCTCGCGCGAGGGGGGCGTGATCTGGATAAGCGTGGCGCGTGGCAAAGAAGGGTCACGCGCTTCGAGGAACTTTGCGAACCCACGTATGCGATGGGGGATTCCCTTTGAGTAGTCGAGCCGATCCACGCCGATGATCATTTTGGCACCCGCCCGGATATGTACTGGGTCATGGGAAAGCGGCGTGCTTGCGACCGAAGTGAATGCTTCGCTGTCAATTCCGATCGGGAAGGAGCGAACTTCGAACTTTCGGTCTCCGAGCTTTACCCGACCGTTGAAGAGCAACTCTCCGCAGGCATGACCGCGATATACTTCGAGGCAACGCGCGACATCCGCTTCTGTCTGGAGACCAACCAGGTCGTAGGAGGCGATCCAGCGATAGAATTCGTCGCGCTCGTTGAGGGATGCGATGTCCGAGGATGTGGGGAATGGGATATGGAGAAATAATCCCAGACGGGCCCGGACGCCCAACCGTCGCAGCTCGTAGGCAAGGGGGAGGAAGTGGTAATCGTGGATCCAGATCAGATCCTCGGGGCCGGTAATCTCTGCGAGCATTCGGGCGATCCGCGCGTTAACAGCAAGATAACCCTCGGCAAAGCGCCGTTCGAGTGCGAGGAGATCCGTCCGATGATGGCAGAGCGGCCAGAGAACGGAATTCGCATATCCGAGGGGCATTGTTGCAGAACTCACGCTTGAGGCATGACTTCCCCTTCCCCCGCTGAGGTTATGCGACGCGAACGATCTCGGCAGTGCCGAGGGCATTGAAGCGGTTCATGAGTGCGACGCGAATGTGGATCTCGGCGGTTTGGCGGTCAGGGTCTCTTGCGGCTATGCGTTCGCCGAATGCTTTGAGGCATCGCATTTTCGCCTCCACGCGGCTGCGTGCGTGGTATCCGGTCCAGTACTTCCAGAATGCTCTGCCGTAATGCTTCGTGGCGCGCAGCGTCTCGTTCCGCGCCTTCGCTGCCGGGCCGTCTTCCTTCCAGGCGCGCCCGTTTCTCCGGATCGGGATGATCGGTGTGGCTTGCCGGTCGGCGATAGCAGCATGGCAGCGACGTGTGTCGTAGGCACCGTCGGCGGTCACCGTGCCGATCTGCTCGTCCTCGGGGATCTGGCCGAGTAGCTCGGGTAGGATCGGGCTGTCGCCATCGCGGCTTGGAGTGAACTCGACGGCCCGGATGTCGGAAGTGGCCGTATCCATGGCGAGATGCACCTTGCGCCACTGACGACGGCCTTGGGCGCCATGCTTGCGCGCCTGCCACTCACCGTCGCCGAGGAACTTGATGCCCGTGCTATCCACGAGCAAGTTGAGCGGGCCATCGGAGCAGCGATACGGGATCTGGACCGCCAAGGTCTTTTGCCTGCGGCACAGGGTGCTGAAGTCGGGGACGGACCAGTTCAGCCCCGCCAACCGGAGCAGGCTGGCCACCATACCGGCGGTCTGTCGCAAGGGCAGCTTGAAGAGAACTTTGACCGACAGACAAAACTGGATAGCGGCATCTGAGAAGACGGGTGGACGTCCGAGCCGACCTTTATGCGGCGCCAGCCAAGCCATCTCCCGGTCTATCCAGATCAGCATTGAGCCGCGCTTGCGCAAGGCAGCGTTGTAGCTGGACCAGTTCGTCGTGCGGTAGCGGGCGGGGGAAGGCTTGCTCATGCAGCCCGTCTAACCAACTGGATTCACGCTGTGAATCGCCCGCAGACAGAGTTCTGCAACAACGCCCGCCCACTGGCCCTTGGGGAACCGAGGATACGACGAGGACTGATTCCGCGAAGACCTGATTAAAAGATGATAACGCCCTGCATCCCAAGGCGGAAGTCGCGTGATACACCAATGAAATACGACAAGCGCCGCTACCGAAAAGGCAACCGGATCGAGATCATGTTTGGGTGACTGAAGGACCTGGCGGCGCGCCGCAACCCGCTGCGACAGAAGCACCACGGTCATCCTCTCGGCGATCACCCTCGTTGCTGTCATAATCATCCTCCTCTGTCGCCGCTGCGCAATCGATCCAAGTATGGTCCGTTTGTGTAAGAGATACAGGAATGCGTTGGACCTTTAATGTGGAGGCTGCTTCGACGTTACCAGAAGGTAGGAATTGGGTTCTAACTTGGAAGAATTTTTGGAATACTAGCCTTCGACGTTGAGCGACAAATGATCGATGATTTGTCGCACTAAATTGATCGATAAGAACAAAGGGGGGAATATGCTTGGAGTAGGCATTGTCGGGGCCGGGATGGTTGCCGATGTGAACTGGCGGGCGCTCAGGGATCTCGATGATCTCGTAAGTATTGTCGGAGTGCATAATCGCAGTTCGGAAAGGTTGAAGAAGTTCTGTTCGGAACGATCGCTCGAGCCGTTCGAAGATCTCGACGACCTTCTGGGTCATCCCGACGTCGATGTCATACTCGTGCTGACCCCGCCCAACGCGCGGCGCGAGATCGTTCGGAAGGCAACGGAAGAGGGAAAGCATATTTTGCTGGAGAAGCCGATCGAACGGGATCTCGACGCCGCGACGGATCTTGTGGAAACAGCCGAGAAGGCCGGCGTAACGCTCGGGGTCATCTTTCAGCATCGCTTCAGGGAAGCCTCGGAAGAGCTTCGTCGGCAGATCCAGGCAGGGCGGCTCGGAAAGCTGGTCTGCGCGATGGTCGAGGTGCCTTGGTGGCGCCCACAATCCTATTACGACGAGCCAGGGCGCGGAACCTACGAGCGTGACGGTGGCGGCGTTTTGATCAATCAGGCAATCCATACGCTCGATCTCATGCTGTCTTACACGGGACCGGTCTCCGAGGTCTCGGCGCTTTCGGCAACGACCACCCTTCACGATATGGAGGCCGAGGATTTCGTTTCCGCTGGGATACGGTTCGCGTCCGGTGCGGTCGGATCTGTCGTTGCAACGACGGCCGCCTATCCGGGTGGTTCGGAATCTATCACCCTGCAGTTCGAGAACGCTTCTCTCAAGCTGCAATCGGGAACGCTGACAACGTCCTGGCAAAATGGAGAGGTCGAGACGTTCGGTGAAACCGCCACGACGGGCGGTGGTGCCGATCCCATGGCGTTCCCGCACGATTGGCATTCTTCGGCTCAGCGCGATTTTTTCGTAGCCGTCGGGGCTGGCCGCCAACCGACCGTGGACGGGGCCGAAGCACTCAAGGTGCATCGATTGATCGACGCGATGACACGGTCGTCGTCGGAAGGACGCACGATAATATTGGAGGATACGAACCTTGAGCAAGGATGACATCGTCATCGGCGTGGTCGGCATCGACCACCGTCATATCTATGGAATGCTCGAAGGAATGCTTTCGGAGGGAGCCACCTGCAAGGGATGGTGGACCGAAGGCGAACCGCAGACCATCGAGGGGTTCGTAAAGAGGTTCGGTGAGATACCAAGGGTCGAGGATCGAGAGAGCCTCCTCAAGGATCCCGATATCGACATGATCCTGATTGCATCTCCGCCCCACGAGCGAGCGGATCGGTCGGTCGAGGCGATGGAGAACGGCAAGGACGTGATGCTCGACAAGCCGGGCTGCGTGAAGCTCTCCGAGCTTGAACGCATTGAGGAGACGGTTGCCCGGACGAAACGGATCTGGTCCATCGACTTCTCTGAGCGCTTCGAGGTTCCGGCCGCCTACAAGGCGCTGGAAATCGTCAGGACCGGCGTATTGGGGCGAATCGTGCAGACGGTTTCGGTCGGACCGCATCGCCTGAACGCGCCGACGAGGCCTGACTGGTTCTTCGACAAGTCTCTTTATGGAGGGATCCTGGGGGATATCGGTACGCACCAGATCGACCAGTTTCTCGCTTTCACGGGGTCGACGGAGGCCGAGATCGTCAGTTCGACAATCGGCAACTTCGCCAACGAGGACCACCCCGATTTCGAGGATTTCGGCGAAGTCTTGTTGCGAAGTGAACATGCGCAAGGTTATTTCCGGGTCGACTGGTACACGCCCGACGCCCTGCCGAACTGGGGGGACGGGCGTCTCTTTGTCCTTGGCACCAATGGGTACATCGAACTTCGCAAATACGTGGATGTCGAAGGGCGGCCGGGGACGGATCACCTCTTCATGGTAACCAACGACGAGTCGAAATACATCGACTGTGCGGACGTCGAGCGGACCTATTTCTCCGACCTGAAGCGCGATGTCATAGATCGGACTGAGCATGCAGCGTCCTTCGAACATACCGCAACCGTCATGCGGCTTGCATTGCAGGCCCAGGCGGAAGCGCACGTTCGTTGGGGACATGGCATCCGAGGGCGATCCGAACCTCTAAGGGTTCGCGCAAGGGTCCGTTAGTTGTGCCAGCACAGCCAGCATGGAAGGTCTTCGGATTTTTTCCTGAAGATCCTTGCGGCACCCGATCGAGCCATGTGGTTCATGGCCGGAACGCTGAGCACGAAGATCAGCAACAACACGACGAGGAAAACTGCACTGATCGGACGTGTGAAGAAGGGTGTCGGATCGCCGCGTCTGCCCGAGACCGTGACGAAGGTTCACATTGAGCGAATCTCCCAGCACGATACCAAGGACGAGGGTACCATCGGAAAGCGCAGTTCCCTCAACAGGAAGCCGGGAAAGCCGAATAGAACCGTCACGTAAACTTTGAACATCCGCTGAGTGATTACAAACGAGCATACGACACAGAGGATGGCAATCACGGCCATCAACCGTTCGCTCGGGATCGTCATCAACTGCATGAAAACTCTCTTCAGTAAAAGCCCTATGAGCAGGTTCGCGATCTTCGCCGTCAAGAGTATCGCGACGATCTGATAAAAGAACCCGGGATTCATGACGAGGAGAAGCGGCCCCGGTCGAACACCTTGCAGGAACATCGCCGCCATAAGGACCGCCGCCGATCCCGGCAGTACGAGCGTGAGCGCCGGGATCATCGACGCCGGCACGACTGCGTTGTTGCCGGTCTCGGCTGCAATCAGCCCTTCTTGGCTGCCGTGACCATATTGCTTGCGAAGCTTCGCCGCCCATTTGGCTTTAGCGTACTGGCCTGCCCCTATCGGGTGGTCCGGTTTCAGTCTTAGTGCATGATGGGTTTCCGTGCCAAGGCGGATGCCTGCGGCGGGGCTGATCTCCGCCCGGGCGCCGGCCAGTGGACAGCCTCCGGCGCCGGCGGTCGGTAGCCCAGCGACGAATGGGGCCTAACCGTGTTGTAGTGGATCCGCCATGCCTCGATCACGGCGCGAGCCTCCGCCAGCGAGTAGAAGATCTCGCCATTGAGCAGCTCGTCACGGAGCTTCGAGTTGAAGCTCTCGCAGTAGCCGTTCTCCCATGGGCTGCCGGGCTCAATGAACGCCGTCTTCGCACCCACTGCGTCGATCCAGCCCTGCACCGCCTTGGCGATGAACTCTGGCCCGTTGTCCGATCGGACGTGGCCGGGCACTGCCCGAAGGATGAACAGGTCGGTCAGGACATCGATCACGGCGGTCGAGTTCAGCTTCCGGTCGACCCTGATGGCACTCGCCATCGTCCTCGGACCGATGGCGGACAATGGCTCGTAACTCCCGTGTGAACTCATCGACGACGTTGAGCATGCGGAACTTCCTACCGTCATGCGTCCGGCTCTCGACGAAGTCGTAGGACCAGACGTGGTTCGGCCGCTCTGGTCGGAGGCGGATGCATGACCCGTCATTCAGCCAGAGCCGCCCCTTCTTAGGTTGCTTTTGTGGCACTTTCAGACCCTCCCGCCGCCACTCGCCATCGTCCTTGGACCGATGGCGGACAATGGCTCGTTGCTCGACGCGTTTCACGTTCACGGCCCAGCCGGCGTCTCGCGAGCCATGGCCGCGATCCGACGATAGCCGTAACGCCCATAATGGCTGGCCAGCGCGACGATGTCCGCGGTCAGCGCCTCCTCGTCGGCCCGCCCGTGCGGTGCCTTCCGCTGGGTCGATCGATGCTGCCCCAGAACGCGACAGGCAAGACGTTCGGAGATCCGGAACTTCCGTCTGACGTGATCGACGCATGCTCGGCGGCGGGCGGGGCTTAGAAGTTTCACTACGCGGACCTTCGGTTCCCGAGGCCGCCTCCCGCAGGATCAGCTTCTCGAGCGTCAAATCCGACACGGCCTTCCGCAGGCGTTCGTTCTCTTTCTCCAGCTCTTTCAAGCGCTTCACCTGGTCGGCCTTCAGCCCACCAAACTCCTTGCGCCAGCGGTAATACGTAAACTGTGTCACACCGATGGATCGCACCGCCTCGGCCACCGATCGGCCCTGCGATACCAGCACGTCGACCTGCCTTAGCTTCGCAACGATCTCCTCAGGCTTATGTCTCTTCTGTCCCATTCCTTGTCCTCCATACGGCTCGAAAGCATACTCCAGGGAGGACCACTTTTCAGGGGGCAGACCAGATGTAGGAGTTCTAAAGCACCAGGTTCGTGATGTTGACCGGCTTGAGCAGGATCCCCCCGGTCGCGATCTGGAAAAATGCCATGATCGCGATCAAAGCGAAGAGAATCCCGTATTCGCGCAGGTGGTTTCTGAGTAATCTCCAGCTCGCTTTGGCCTGCTGTCCGGGTGCGATGTCTGTGGATTGTTCTGTCACGTCACTCATGCTCCGCGGTCTCCCGTCTTGACGATCCGGGCCATGATCTTTTCCTGACTTGCCTCGGCGGTGGGCATCTCACCCACGAACCGACCCTGGTTCATTACGTAGAGACGGTCGGTGATACCGAGTAGCTCGGGCATTTCGGAGGAGATCACGACGATTGCCTTGCCCTGTGCCGCCAGGTCGCGGATGACGGTGTAGATCTCGAACTTCGCGCCCACGTCGATCCCGCGGCAGGGCTCATCAAGGATCAGGATGTCGGGGTCGCG of Palleronia sp. LCG004 contains these proteins:
- a CDS encoding IS5 family transposase, yielding MSKPSPARYRTTNWSSYNAALRKRGSMLIWIDREMAWLAPHKGRLGRPPVFSDAAIQFCLSVKVLFKLPLRQTAGMVASLLRLAGLNWSVPDFSTLCRRQKTLAVQIPYRCSDGPLNLLVDSTGIKFLGDGEWQARKHGAQGRRQWRKVHLAMDTATSDIRAVEFTPSRDGDSPILPELLGQIPEDEQIGTVTADGAYDTRRCHAAIADRQATPIIPIRRNGRAWKEDGPAAKARNETLRATKHYGRAFWKYWTGYHARSRVEAKMRCLKAFGERIAARDPDRQTAEIHIRVALMNRFNALGTAEIVRVA
- a CDS encoding acyl-CoA dehydrogenase; its protein translation is MLPSPEGHGLGWAHGTARPLSNLLRVIGAADLALARLVEGHVNAAVLVEIHGDRQVREAMRTAVRRGVLLGVWGAEGPEPLEWRDHGGGGFALIGSKRYASGLGHVGLAVLTARATRDAPIRMFLAPADDPNRYDHDAWTASAMRATRSGGFDATGIILEEAECIGKAGALMTEPWFEGGVWRYCAAHVGGAEGLIARWTDMLRRMERLDDPIQRNRLGRAMADATAARAVVEAAAEAVEAASHAPPEAVERAVAHSLLAREAVESACTRILALCERSLGMAAQDIRDPLDRMRRDLSLFLRQAAPDAKLDRAVRTVTETGLEALR
- a CDS encoding SAM-dependent methyltransferase, producing MTAPVAAGRAHLLGLYAETDDPWNFRSSSFEAERFAAVLNALPRSNYESALELGCGNGELSRRIAPRCLSYTGLDAVPTALAAARKVVPNGLFVEGFLPCPLPGTMHDLVLLSEVLYFLAADAIRDVAGRIDAAWPRADVVTVTWRGPTGHLLSGEDAFAEYSNATQRQSHTVETDRRYRIAVFAPLPLPSP
- a CDS encoding trehalose-6-phosphate synthase, with the protein product MPSALPRSFASHNLSGGRGSHASSVSSATMPLGYANSVLWPLCHHRTDLLALERRFAEGYLAVNARIARMLAEITGPEDLIWIHDYHFLPLAYELRRLGVRARLGLFLHIPFPTSSDIASLNERDEFYRWIASYDLVGLQTEADVARCLEVYRGHACGELLFNGRVKLGDRKFEVRSFPIGIDSEAFTSVASTPLSHDPVHIRAGAKMIIGVDRLDYSKGIPHRIRGFAKFLEARDPSLPRATLIQITPPSREVIASYQEITRELEALTGRINGQYGEIDWTPIRLIVRSVPRETLAPLYRLASVGLVTPLADGMNLVAKEYVAAQDPQDPGVLILSRSAGAAEQMTEALIVNPHDSEEVADAIEQGLSMPLDERCERHAALMEVVRDTDVFVWGARFVDKLAAPNG
- a CDS encoding Gfo/Idh/MocA family oxidoreductase, which codes for MLGVGIVGAGMVADVNWRALRDLDDLVSIVGVHNRSSERLKKFCSERSLEPFEDLDDLLGHPDVDVILVLTPPNARREIVRKATEEGKHILLEKPIERDLDAATDLVETAEKAGVTLGVIFQHRFREASEELRRQIQAGRLGKLVCAMVEVPWWRPQSYYDEPGRGTYERDGGGVLINQAIHTLDLMLSYTGPVSEVSALSATTTLHDMEAEDFVSAGIRFASGAVGSVVATTAAYPGGSESITLQFENASLKLQSGTLTTSWQNGEVETFGETATTGGGADPMAFPHDWHSSAQRDFFVAVGAGRQPTVDGAEALKVHRLIDAMTRSSSEGRTIILEDTNLEQG
- a CDS encoding Crp/Fnr family transcriptional regulator gives rise to the protein MTKQLETHLARRNALSEEERTALRDMPVERRTYAHAERIVAEGLAPEGSCMLVDGMAMRVHRVGRTERVVSALHVPGDFVDLHSFLLDHLDHDIVAIGPCMIDFVASDHLEALTRDYPRLARLLWRATLIDAKMHRVWIVTRAALRGTQRIGHLICELHARLAAVGLTRESTFAMPLDQRGLAQVLGYSVVHVNHAVRDLRAEGLLEWAGGRIHLPNPEGLARFADFDPAYLELHNAELQARKLV
- a CDS encoding glycosyltransferase, which translates into the protein MNVIAVIPARDESARLPAALAALRREGVTAIVVANGCRDATAAVAHKHGAFVIETPPLAGGVGEARAIGLEIALLRRPSWVMTTDADCTLAHGTATVLARALDDAEAAFGRVVPDAGEFANLPAAVRQHGLLEDRRDSLRALIDGIMAALPWNPTPCHGQSPGALIAWRPDAYRASGGIAPLPREEDRRMAVALSAARLRVARPWDAVVVASCRLRGRAPGGMATTIAARTRADLSAETAALDDECSALEHRLAMLLPPSAWPALPARYEGVCDVLAVRQTAI
- a CDS encoding PIG-L family deacetylase, which translates into the protein MTLADLLEGEAPLLVLAPHPDDESLGCGLLLAERWAQGRFTHVVCLTDGAASHPHSLLWPHARLAAVRHGELTEAVRRLGGTPARDVTWLGFPDAALHRLYGPGADLAHVLTGLCDRLGVDTLLFPSPDDPHCDHQAGAEAAARVGVWRTGLQLWHYPVWSRWSALEAGKDLPGLRLDLPKRRDAKRRALAAHRSQMGLVVTDDPDGFEMPPGFAERFISEAELFVPVSA